Genomic segment of Dromiciops gliroides isolate mDroGli1 chromosome 3, mDroGli1.pri, whole genome shotgun sequence:
aaattcaggaagagtttaggcttttaaggatttattaaagtattttagaagtcagtgaagagagagaagttgagaaagccacctttatttagctatccacACTTCTATAGAGAACACGTGGAATACTCTGTTCTGCCCCTGCCAACACCACACCAAAATCCCAGACGAAAGagccagcctcaacttcctacttctcatctctctccccaaaagggaggtctttcatgctgattggttgagagtgttctcctgttgatggcatagtccacagcctctgagaacaacaccctactcagggtctGCCACaggtggtctcaatttaatcattcttaagtagattctcagtttctcagtctcactcaatacaatcaattccaaatcaatcttcaggtgggacccctgggcatctgccaaatcccattattttatcacatcttTTAGAAAAAGAGATTTGCTAATGTAATATAGTAAGAAAAAtagtacaaaacatttttccaaaAGACGGGCCCATTTCCCCATGATTACAATGTATAGCCCATTATAGACAATGGGCTAGAAAACATGTGACAAAAAGGCAAACTCAgagcttcttttatttttggatgaaagtcttttttaaaaatttaattttttttttgctttttggggtcTTCATTAGGTTCTCCTTAGGTATCTATAGCACTTTCCTGTGTTCTGAAGATTGGGACTCCCATTGAATCCCAAAGGTgtgcttccttcctcccccaaaaaatgttcCCTGAAGCTGAATTTTCTTAATATGTTTAGTTTGTTCTCAGCCTTCTCCCATCTGTATACAATTTTTATTACCAGTCCAGTCTCTCTGATTGCATATATAACagtaaggagggaggaaagaatataaGACTCCTTCTAGTCTCATTTGTCCCCTGTTTACAGACATGAGGGTCTAATTTCCCAATGTGCTCCCAAAGCTTAATTGATTTCCTGCTCAAAATCTTTCTCAAATATATCTAATCacataagggtgtgtgtgtgtgtgtgtgtgtgtgtgtgtgtgtgtgtgtgtttctttcaaTTGATTCCAATACATGTGTCCCTTGATTTTAGCCAGTGACTTAGGATGCCACTCCTTGAACCTAGTTTACATGTTTGGTTGAAGGATTGACTCAATAGAAGTGTCTAGGAATTGTTCACACTTAGTTTACATATTTGATtgattttgtaatttaatttaaaagacaTCCTTACCTGacaaagatataaagacaaatgtcATCTTGTTAGTTACATTAATTGAGGCTGGAAGGGGAGACACCCTTCTTACACCAGACCTTTTCACTTGTTCACTCTTCACATGTGGACTTGGATGAAGCAAATTTCTAGTTTCTCTTTGTCTGTTACTtaccccttttccatttgtctaaaTTATCCCTGTTATTCCTCccacaaagaatatttatttacttatatggAACCATAAAATTTAATCCATGGAGTATTCACTtagcttttccttttcccctctagtTCTTTAAATTCTCTCAAGTATTTTGacacttagttttaaaaaatcccttcatcaactttctttgttctttcttttaccCCTCAGTTCAATCTCCGTTTTAAGACATTCAACTATAAACATGAGAAAATTGTTTTCATTACTTAATTGTTTCTTgataattttacttatttaacTTTCCTGAAATTCTATTATTTGGTATATCTGCAAGGTAAATAGTCTATACAGATGTATTAGAGTCACTTGGTGTGCTAAAGTCAGCCAGGGAAGAAAGATCAACCAGAATAAAGTAGAAGGCTCAGAGAATGAAGACGTCACCAGACTAGAGTCCTGGTAACTGTAAGCtaattataattatgattataggcattcattcattcattcattcattcattcatttatttatttgctcagcaatgagggttaagtgacttgcccagggtcacatagctagtaagtgtcaagtgactgaggcaggatttgaactcaggtactcctgaatccagggccggtgctttatccactgcgccacctagctgccccaattataggcatttatatagtgcttcaaggtttgcaaagtgctttacattcattAGTTTATTTTAACCTCACAGTATCCCATGTTGTAGCTGTAATTGATTTGTTAGGAATTTGTCAAATGCCTCTTTTTGAAagccaatctttttttaaattgattattagcctcattttagtTAAGATATGTTTTTTTGGGTTGCAACTTGACTccttttgcttttcagaatatcctatttcattctttcctctgattTCTCATATCTGTGGTATAATCCTGGGTTATTTGAATAGGCATTCCCTCACACTGGAAAGTCTTTCTCTTGATCACTTgcagcatttgttgttgtttttaaaattgtgacATTGACCTATTTCATGCTTTTTAGTTTTAGGTATGAATACTTTTCTGGTGTTGATTTGTGCTTTCAATTAATCATTACTTTGCTTTCTTTATTCAAAACTCTTAATGGTTTGCTAATATTATTTCCTGAATTATATTATAgagtttaaaaaaacatttctggGAGACCTATGAATCTTAAGTTATAAATGTACATCCTATCTTGTAGGTTTCTGTGTTTACGTATGTTATGgacatagcaccccagaagttttctggggtacatcaaagaaccttctccttgagaaactaaaccaaaggacaggcaCACCTAAAGAGACAAGTGGCACCAGATAGGGACTGAGCTAGCCCCAGGAcaaccacccttcattccagtctcccccacccctggggagataagattagatgtagctgctgcctttgtggcaggaggaggagaacaatGACTTGAGAGATCGGCAGCCACTCCTCACTCCGCtctcccagccaccaccaatgggTGATGGTTCTcactcaataggggaactttccacagtcagacgatcacttcattggaccaccattggacctctataaaaggatttccctgtcttctgctcgaggagataggtatctcagagccatgcctctgtgccatgccttctccccatgagaagaagtccaaggatttctctcttggtttccttcccCAGCAcactaaataaactattattttattctaattgattttgtggcaagagggtgtaattcttcttttttttttttttgcggggcaatgagggttaagtgacttgtccagggtcacacagctagtaagtgtcaattgtctgaggccggatttgaactcaggtccttctgaatccagggccggtgctttatccactgcgccacctagctgcgccaagagggtgtaattcttcaaAGAGGATTTCCTAAGAACACTTACCCCTATCCCAGACCTCTATCCtaaacccccacctatttccccataacaattttaactcagatctttctgactacaggtccagAACTACACTCTATTGTCAAGCTGGAAACTGCCACCCAGATTACATTCTGCTTACCCTTGATTAGGTATAACATATTCCATTTTGAAACTATTATAGTCAGGATTAGAATTTTGTAAACATTACAACACATCACATggcactcattttcttttccgAAATGCTTTTCTATATGTTTTGCAGGCTCCAGAGAAGGACACAATGGGTACATTCCTGATGGAGTGGTGCTCCTTTGTTTAGAGAAAACTAGAAGCTGAGAAGGAATGCCAATCTAATCCTAGCTAATCAAAATAAAGTCAATCcatgacaagcatttattaaagatttaCTATATGTAAGACAATTTGTTACATACTAGCCATAGGAAGATAAAATATTAAGTCATCTGAAGGTAATTATATAGCAATAAACTGATACTCAATAACTTATTGATTACagatattgttgctgttgttgttcagtaattcaatcatgtccaactctccatgagcCCATAGatattgtccatgggattttcttggataagatgttggagtggtttgccatttctttctctagtgtgttcttattttacagataagtaactgaagcaaataagggttaagtgtcataaagctagtaaactgcctgaggccagatattgacccagattttcctgattacAGGCttaagtgctctatctactgtaccacatagctgcccttatTCATTACTAGGGCAATGATTTTCAGATTCTATGCATATGGAGTACAAGTTGCATCAGGTCTTGCCAAATTGGAAAGATGTCTTGTATAGATTGGGTAATGGACTGAATGTATGTCATTTAAGGTTCAACCTAGATAATTTCAAAGAATCTCATTGCTAAAAAATTGGTCATCACTTTTCAAATTTGCTTATCGAAAGCAACTCTATTTGCTGATCCTTAGTAACTAACCTATAGAACTCTACATTTTTTGTCCTAAGGAAAGTACCTCTAATAACAAAATGGATCTGTGATATCAATAATATGGCTATCTTCCCAAAAGTATCTGTTCATGTTTGCCCAGGCTAGCTCTGTATCCTCCTGCAAATTCACAAAAAGCAGATGATCCAAAATGCTAAAAGAAGAATTTGCATTAAACAAATTAGGAAGTTTCAAGCAAGGAAGTTACAAGTCTATATTCTTTGATAAATCACAGGATTGGGTATTAGGAATGAACATTTCTCtagtttttgttatctttttggAGTTATTAGATTTCAACAGTCACATAAAAGTATAAAATCCACTCTGGTGTGGGAGTTCTTAACCTTAGGTTCATGAAaacatgttattttaaaaaaaatttgttaactgtatttcaatagaattggttacCTTTGCAAATCTATGTAATCTATTTTTGGCatataaaagcattattctgagaaggggctcaAGGGTTCACCAAACTGTAAAAGGGATCCATTATATACAAAAAGTTAGAAGCTTCTACTCTAGAAAGTTATGCTTAAAATTTCATTCTAACCTCTTAACTCTCCTAGAGAATTATATCTCCCTTTTAGGAGTATTACTGTATTGACATTATAAGAAAGTTGAAGACAGGCAAAGGCTACAAATAGTgctttaaaagcaagaaaaaaaatgaatatgtccTACTTTTgtcataatagaaaaaaatgtttgtatactggcctgattttttttcttacctccATTGGCCTCAATTAGATTTTCAGAATCCTATTATATAGAAATGATTACTCATTCCTGGGTTAAGGAATTGTCCCTCTATTCAAAATAAGAATTTCCCTAGACTGGTAGCACATTGGATTCTTCCCAACCTCTCCCCCTTTAGTTTGGATGCATGGCAGTCATTCAGTTTTTCAAATTCTTGTCTTCTGTCAGCCAAAGAAGTATAGATTTGGATGGGGTAGAAAGAACATTAAGGAATAGGGAAATGGGGAGGCAGGTACAAAAATGGAAGGTGAAAGGATATTACATACAAGCTATACCTATTTTAAAATGATTGCCTAGGACAAGGATTGGCTTTTGTTACCCAGAATATATAAATCCTTGACTTACAAAATTCTTGAAGTTATCATAAAATCTTGAAGTTAGAGTTGGCAGAATCTTAGAAACTCTCTATACCACACCTTCCACAtgtattttactgatgaggaaagggaggtccAAAGAGGTAAAACCCAAGGTCAAACATTGATTTAGTGGCTGAACCTTAGAAGTTAGTACTATTTCTACTTCTCCATGACAGAAAGAAGGTATAATCATgacaagtatatatgtatacatgtgtgtgtgtagaacatTTTCCCAGAAGTTATAGATTATACAAAATTCCCTCGATCTTTCAACCTCAGCAAAGACATCTTTACCTCCTTGTTCCTTAGTGTGTATACCAGGGGATTCAGCATGGGTGTGATCATTGTTTGGAAAATGGCCACAATTCTATCCATAACATGTTTTGAGCCTGGTCTTAGATAAATAATGAGACCAGGcacaaagaaacagagaactACAATGCAGTGGGAAACACAGGTCTGGAAGGCTTTGTGTCTGCCCTCTGCTGTGCGAATCTTCAGGATAGCACAAACaatggaaaaataggaaagaaaaatcagaaagcaACACCCAGAGGCCACCACACCAATGTTAACAAAGATTACCATCTCATTGACTGAGGTGTTTGCACAGGCCAATTTGAGAATGGGTGGTGCATCACAAACATAATGCTCAATCTGGTTAGGGCCACAGTAGGGCAGGCGGAAAGTCAGGGCTGTCTGGGTTGCTGACTGGATAGCACCACTGAGCCATGTACCAGCAGCTAGAAGGGCACACGTTTTCCCATTCATCAAGGTAGCATAGCACAGGGGATAAGTGATAGCTAGATAGTGGTCATAGGACATGACTGTGTAGAGGAAACATTCAGTGCTTGCCAGACCATAGAAGAAATAGAGCTGGGCCACACAACTGCGAAATGAGATGGCCTCACCATCTGGGGAGAGGAGACCCATGAGTATCTTGGGCACAGTGACAGTGGAGAACCACATATCAATGAAGGAGAGGTTGGCCAGGAAATAGTACATGGGAGTGCGGAGGTGGGAGTCTACCTTGATCACCAGCAAGATGAGGAGGTTTCCCACCAAAGTGAGCACATAAATCACTGAGAAGATCCCAAATAGGGTGGTTCCCAGTTCAGGTGCATGGGGAATTCCTGTAAGGATGAATGTAGCCACGGAGCTCTCATTCTGTCTGTTCATGTACATAATGGACTCTTttcctaaagaaagaaaaaatcaatcaatttataagcatttttaaacatttactatgtgctaaccATTTTACTAGGCATTTGGAAAtactaacagaaaaataaaagttttttcatTCAAGAATTTTATACTTTCTTGAAGGAAATAACATATGTACCTAAATTGTAGCAGGGGATGAGAGCCAATGTTCTCTCTATGTAACTTATATGATCACTTCTCCTTTTACTTTCTACTCATCCACTTGCCTTAATCATTCTCCTGAAAGGTTGATGGGGATTGACTGAGGATGACATAATGGACTCTTTTCCTAAAGAGAGAAATATCATTCAATCAGTTGACAAGCATTTTAAACAACTAATACCCATTGTACTGGGTATTtggaaatacaaacagaaaaacaaaatagttcctaGAGTCAAGAATTTTACACTATATTGGAGAAAATGACATATAAACCTAAAATTGTAGCAGGGGATAATACCTGACATCCTCTACATATGACCCATATGATCACCCTTCCTTTTACCTTCTACACATACATTTTCCTTATTCATTCTCCTATCAGGTTCTAAGTCAatgaaggtgatttttaaaaaaagatattctcTCTTAACTAAAATGGGAAAAACTCTGTCATTGCTTAGTTCTAGGCCACTGCCCCAGTTGAATAACATTACTTATTAAATATACCAGAGAAATTTTTTCTCATAACTTTTGCTCATTTCAGTACTAACCTCCCTGATCTTCTCTGCTTAGTcatcaattttatatataatttattaaccGTGCAACCAATAATAAAACAgacataaataattatttataatatataatgtctGAGAAAGCTCATAGCCAAAGTCACTTCAGGCCATTTTTGATATGCCTGGCTTTCCATTAATTCTGGAAGAACAAAACCATATCTCACTCCTCTCAGAATACCAATTAAAATTTCTTATCAAGAAATCTTTTCACATTTCTTCAAAAGGTCATTTAAAATACTTCTCTTGAGAAAGAAGCTCTGCCATAAAGATAGAATACAAAAGGTAGCAATAAATAGAAACTTCTCTGAATGGAAATGTTTGGATTTTCCTGTTCCCCCTTTTTTATCCCTATTAACTTTGACAATTCCTAGGGGTCTGAGCTGGAGGAGCAGAAAAAGACAGAGGTAGTAAGGGTTGAGTTTGATAAATGGCAGAAATCTGAGCTGAGAAGTGGGGGGAGGTAGAAACCATAGAGGGTGGAACAATGGCACTTGTGAACCAAAGAAAAGATCTGGGAGGGAAACCTATCATCTTGCATGGGGAAAAATGGCACACAAAAAGaactctaaagtttttttttttcccagacaaTTCATGGGTTGATTTTTAAGATGGGGGAGGGTTATTCCTGAAGACCTAAGAAAGCATTGGTGGGAGTACATTTGGAAGCAGAGGagaaatagatagaaagacagacaaagaagtagggggggagcagctaggtggcgcagtggataatgcaccggccctggattcaggagtacctgagttcaaatccggcctcagacacttgacacttactagttgtgtgaccctggacaagtcacttaacccccatagccctgaaaacaaaaagaagtatcAGGGAGCTAgttagaaagaggaagagagaagatggcagaggaaaggcagtaagcactcagagctcctgatacaattactccaaaaaactccaaacaaagccataagacaattcttggagcagcagaacccataaaagaatgggctgagaccATTTTTCAGCCCCAAATGGCTTAGAActtcagcaggagggggctgctataCTGCGGTGAGAGTGGAGCTCAACCCTGTGGTCTTGCCAACACAGATCCCAACCCAGGCAGGCCtcatcagagaaatttacccctagagtctccaaatcagctgcagtaccggtgtcatctggaactaagctcacggtctggtgagagggctgaatggcttgCTGGGGGTAGACTATAGGAGTTTATGCTGGAACTGAGATGGAATTTGGTTGTTCTACCCCAGTGGGAATCAGGAAGCAATTTTGAGTGTCAgcagcccaggtaggggaggtgCTCAGGCTTGTCactggagctaacaaccacagcaaacaaaattttgttgcctggttaattagcaagttggtctggggttatttacagaccagagcataggccaggtgagtggagaacctgtccctccttaaatcgtaccacttgggaccccctgaagcttgggacagtgcagcctggaagcagtgccacactttaaggagttaaaagtcaagtaaaagatgggcaagatgagcagacagagaaagatgaggaccatagaaagtttctttagtgataaggaagattaaggtgcaccctcagaaaaggatagcaacattagggctcctacatacaaagctttcaagaaaaatatgaattggtctcaggccatagaggtgctcaaaaaggactttgaagataaagtaagagaggtagaggaaaaaatgagagtgatgcaggaaagtcacgagaaaaaagtcaacagcttgaaaagccaaatggaaaagctctctgatgaaattaattgcctaagaatgaggattgaacaaatggaagctagtgaatttatgagaaaccaagacacaacaaaacaaatccaaatgaataaaaaatagaggacaatgtgaaatatattcttgtaaagactgctgacctggaaaatagatccaggagagataattagaaaattattggaatacctgaaaaccatgataaaaataagagcttaaacatcatcttccaagaaattgtcagagaaaaatgccctaatattctagaagcagaaagtaaaatagaaattgaaagaatccactgatcacctcctgaaagagataccaaaatgaaaacttccaggaatattattgccaaattccagagctcccaggtcaaggagaaaatattataagcagccagaaagaaacaattcaaatattgtggagccccagtcaggatagcacaggatttagcagcttctacattaaaggactagagggcatggaatatgatattccagagggcaaaggaattgggataacaaccaaaaatcatctacccagcaaaactgagtataatctttcaggg
This window contains:
- the LOC122747592 gene encoding olfactory receptor 10G9-like — encoded protein: MNRQNESSVATFILTGIPHAPELGTTLFGIFSVIYVLTLVGNLLILLVIKVDSHLRTPMYYFLANLSFIDMWFSTVTVPKILMGLLSPDGEAISFRSCVAQLYFFYGLASTECFLYTVMSYDHYLAITYPLCYATLMNGKTCALLAAGTWLSGAIQSATQTALTFRLPYCGPNQIEHYVCDAPPILKLACANTSVNEMVIFVNIGVVASGCCFLIFLSYFSIVCAILKIRTAEGRHKAFQTCVSHCIVVLCFFVPGLIIYLRPGSKHVMDRIVAIFQTMITPMLNPLVYTLRNKEVKMSLLRLKDRGNFV